From Mytilus edulis chromosome 8, xbMytEdul2.2, whole genome shotgun sequence, one genomic window encodes:
- the LOC139485789 gene encoding LITAF domain-containing protein-like — translation MQGQGPYPQQGQPGYPPPGQQGQPMYPQGQPQQGYPQGQPQTQTVVVQQPMIVNQVFRESPVRMQCPACRADIVTALNYDTGMLVWILFGVMCIFGFWICCFIPFCVDACKDVTHTCPNCQHMVGKYSRLG, via the exons ATGCAAGGACAAGGACCGTACCCCCAGCAGGGACAACCAG GTTATCCTCCACCGGGACAGCAAGGTCAACCAATGTATCCACAAGGTCAACCGCAGCAAGGTTACCCACAAGGTCAGCCACAGACACAGACAGTTGtagtacagcagcctatgattGTTAATCAGGTGTTCAGGGAATCTCCAGTCCGTATGCAATGTCCTGCGTGTAGAGCAGATATAGTGACCGCTTTAAATTATGATACTGGGATGTTGGTGTGGATTCTTTTTGGAGTTATGTGTATATTTGG attttggATTTGTTGTTTTATTCCATTTTGTGTTGATGCCTGCAAAGACGTTACACACACGTGTCCAAACTGTCAACACATGGTTGGAAAATACAGTAGACTTGGATAA
- the LOC139485790 gene encoding LITAF domain-containing protein-like — MAAQAPPPYSPQSYPQGQTQQTTVVLAQPTVLVSPQYGDSPVRIQCPACKADVMTSTSCEPGMLAWVICLVLFFIGFWLCCVIPLCIDSCKDVTHTCPNCRHVVGKFSRM, encoded by the exons CCCCGCCTCCTTATAGTCCGCAAAGCTACCCACAAGGCCAGACACAACAGACGACGGTGGTTTTAGCACAACCAACGGTATTGGTGTCCCCACAGTACGGCGACTCTCCGGTGAGAATACAGTGTCCGGCATGTAAAGCAGATGTGATGACTTCAACTTCTTGTGAACCTGGGATGCTGGCGTGGgttatttgtttggttttatttttcattgg GTTCTGGTTATGCTGTGTTATCCCGCTCTGTATTGATTCCTGTAAAGATGTAACACACACGTGCCCGAACTGTAGACATGTTGTTGGGAAGTTTAGTCGAATGTAA